The Cucurbita pepo subsp. pepo cultivar mu-cu-16 chromosome LG05, ASM280686v2, whole genome shotgun sequence nucleotide sequence TGCCACTGGtctcttccatttcttgaACTATAGATTCAGCGAGAGGCGTGTCGTGGGTTTTTGGTTCGTTTTCGTGCAACAAACTTCGGTTAGCCATGTCTTCTGCCATAGCAGTGGACAGTCCGGCCTTTGCCATTTGTTTTTGCAGTACATCTGCTTCTCTGAGCATTTCCTGTTTGTAATATGCTTCCAAGAGCAAGAAATATACTGCTGAGCCCATTGCCGAGCCAGCTACTTCGATGTCGTCCAAAATGTCGTGAGCAGTTTCGAGCCAACCTAAATAAATGCAAGCTTTAACTACATCAGAACACAAATTAGAACCCTTAACTGATGCCAACCCTTTTTGAACTTGAAGTAGAAGTTTAGAGAGCTCAGAAGTTTTTCCAAGTCTCTTGAATTCAACAATGAGTTTAGCAAGGGTCTTGTTACTGGCAACAAGTTTCCcattcttataatttataaactcTGGTTTCACTTCAACATTGAGAACAGAATCTCTCTGCAGTAGTTCTGGCATAATCTTTATCTTCAATCCGTCCTTTAGATGAGGTGATCCAATTGGAACAAGGCTAGATTTTTGGAAGTCCATCCAACGTTTTTGAATGCTACGAGAATCACCGAATCGACATATTTCCAGCACAAGGTTAGTAGCGGAATCAAAGTTATCGAACTTAAAGTGTAAGCTCAACAAGCTATCATAGAAATGACAGTAATGACAAACCAGTAAAGGAGAAACTTGGTCAATATGCATTTTGAAGTTCTTTAGATCATCTCTTTGACCATTCATGTCATAAATCCGAGCAATTAGGACAATTGTCTGTGCCTCAGCAACAACCCCAGTTCGAGACATCAATTCCACAAGCTGCTGACCCTTAAAAGATAATCGAAACCTGACACAGGCATGGAGCACCAGGTTAAAGATCCCAGTATCCGGTTTCATCGATTTCGCTTGGTCATTTCTACTTGCAGCCTGTTGTGAGAAGCAATCACAAATCTGGACTAATATATTAGAAGCAAGATATGTTCCAACCTCTGTCTTCACCATGTGCATAATAATCATCTGCAACAGTTCCATTTGTGGTAATCTCTTTATCTGCAGCATCAACCTAAGCATCTCGGAAGCAGGAATCGGCATTTGGGATCTCGCCAATCCGAGGGTAAGTTTAGTTAAGGCATTGAGTTGCAATACCACTGGCTTCTCTTTCCAGATTTGAAGAACCAAGTTACATGCCTTTTGTAGCCAATTGCAATCAAAAGTATAAGATAATTGAGAAATCAACATGAGCAAAATATTATCCTTTGGAAAACCATACAGCCTTCTGAAATCATTAAACAATTCCCATGCTTCATCAATTTGATGATCTCTCAAAGCAATTTCTAGCTTTCCCAAAAGCACTGTATGTGAGGAACCTCCCCAACATAATGTTGTAGTGTTTACAGAAGTATGAACACAACGACAAAATCGAATACAACATAGCTCAGCAAATCCAGGgtttactaattttttaatgaagaaCAGTTTCTCACTACAAGCTGATATTGAAGCAGAGCTCTGCAGAGCTGAAACTAGTCCAGATTTCAAAGAAAAGCCCGTTAATACACGGGATTGAAGTAGTCTTTCTCTTGCTAAGATCAAggccataaaaaaaataagagattaCACTACAAATTATNaaaaa carries:
- the LOC111796175 gene encoding pentatricopeptide repeat-containing protein At4g17616 gives rise to the protein MALILARERLLQSRVLTGFSLKSGLVSALQSSASISACSEKLFFIKKLVNPGFAELCCIRFCRCVHTSVNTTTLCWGGSSHTVLLGKLEIALRDHQIDEAWELFNDFRRLYGFPKDNILLMLISQLSYTFDCNWLQKACNLVLQIWKEKPVVLQLNALTKLTLGLARSQMPIPASEMLRLMLQIKRLPQMELLQMIIMHMVKTEVGTYLASNILVQICDCFSQQAASRNDQAKSMKPDTGIFNLVLHACVRFRLSFKGQQLVELMSRTGVVAEAQTIVLIARIYDMNGQRDDLKNFKMHIDQVSPLLVCHYCHFYDSLLSLHFKFDNFDSATNLVLEICRFGDSRSIQKRWMDFQKSSLVPIGSPHLKDGLKIKIMPELLQRDSVLNVEVKPEFINYKNGKLVASNKTLAKLIVEFKRLGKTSELSKLLLQVQKGLASVKGSNLCSDVVKACIYLGWLETAHDILDDIEVAGSAMGSAVYFLLLEAYYKQEMLREADVLQKQMAKAGLSTAMAEDMANRSLLHENEPKTHDTPLAESIVQEMEETSGISSRVYKFNSSIYFFCKAKMVEDALQAYKRMQQTGIQPTARTFADLAFGFSSLQRYRDITFLWGDMKRNMQSKGLVLSRDLYEFLLLCFLQGGYFERVMEVVGHMEEQKMFTDKGMYKDQYLKLHKNLYRSLKPSEARTEAQKNRLEHVRAFKKWVGIY